A stretch of Deferribacter autotrophicus DNA encodes these proteins:
- a CDS encoding DEAD/DEAH box helicase codes for MIESVVRYIKNGKFANDLVFEKILEEQKGSFVDLEIIENQIFKETLKEMGISHLYSHQAKAYKLIKEGKNVLITTPTASGKTLCYNLPILEDIYLNGSKALYLFPIKALGYDQKEKLEDFANKIPLFDFKVEVIDGDTDKKKRRKILTNPPDIIISNVDILHYSILPKITEWETFLKDLKYIVVDELHIYRGVFGSHVRNIFQRLKRFLPHLQIITASATIGNAKEFARDLFDIDFEHINENGAPSSKKYFLFFNPETVPAANLSSYFMKIFIESGIKTLCFTKSRIQTETIYRRLISDVNVKKDSISSYRAGFLPEERRAIEKNFRDGKLKGVIATSAFELGIDIGGIDATIILGFPGSLMSLWQRAGRGGRNGNESLIILIATNDALDQYFVKNPDKLLSSSFEDALIDIDNEIIQKQHIQCAAFEKPISNSEYYYNHYSRIIDNMLESKELFQDEENRVIVTFKNYPHKEVDLRASGNTYTIMMNNIIIGTNSAKKAYTENHIGAIYLHRGETFIVEKIDHSKREIHVKPANPNYYTRPLVEKQTAILKIHKETNISNFNCKYVDLLVTEHLTGYEKIAEKTGEKLGKVDIETEPIQFETKGIVIEIPETQLIGNLMGSIHAIEHAIIAMIPTEILCDRNDIGGISYPAHPQTGKISIFLYDGYPGGIGITKRVFDKIEKILQITLLNIKNCQCETGCPACIISPKCGSGNYPLDKNGATALLEFILNKKSDTKKVSNSVHKDDILVFDIETKYSANEVGGWKNAHKMGVAILVAYSFKKDDYLIFYEKDMRFFEDIIKNAKALIGFNIINFDFKVLSAYLSINKKHSIILDILHDIKNITGKRFSLNNIAKATLNIQKCADGLQSLQWYKEGNFDKIIEYCKKDVEITYKVFEYGIQHKKVYCDNKGLKITIPVNWNYVFM; via the coding sequence ATGATAGAATCTGTTGTCAGGTATATAAAAAACGGTAAATTTGCAAATGATCTTGTTTTTGAAAAAATTTTGGAAGAACAAAAAGGCTCTTTTGTAGACTTAGAAATCATAGAAAATCAAATTTTTAAAGAAACATTAAAAGAGATGGGAATATCCCACCTTTACTCCCATCAAGCAAAAGCTTACAAATTAATAAAAGAAGGTAAAAACGTTCTTATTACCACCCCCACAGCTTCAGGAAAAACATTATGCTACAATCTTCCCATACTGGAAGATATCTATCTAAACGGATCAAAAGCCCTTTATCTTTTTCCTATAAAAGCCTTGGGTTATGACCAAAAAGAAAAATTAGAAGATTTTGCAAATAAAATACCTCTTTTTGATTTTAAGGTTGAAGTGATCGATGGAGATACAGACAAAAAAAAGCGAAGAAAAATTTTAACAAATCCACCTGATATTATTATATCTAACGTGGATATATTACATTATTCTATATTACCCAAAATCACGGAATGGGAAACTTTTCTAAAAGATTTAAAATACATTGTAGTAGATGAACTGCATATTTATAGAGGTGTTTTCGGCTCACACGTAAGAAATATTTTTCAAAGGTTAAAACGTTTTTTACCTCATCTACAAATCATCACAGCATCAGCCACAATTGGTAATGCAAAGGAGTTTGCAAGGGATCTTTTTGATATAGATTTTGAACATATTAACGAAAATGGCGCACCCTCCAGTAAAAAATATTTTCTTTTTTTCAATCCGGAAACCGTTCCTGCTGCAAATTTAAGCTCTTATTTTATGAAAATATTTATAGAATCAGGAATTAAAACCCTTTGCTTTACAAAATCAAGAATTCAAACCGAAACGATTTATAGAAGACTTATCTCTGACGTAAATGTTAAAAAAGATTCCATATCATCGTATCGTGCCGGTTTTTTGCCTGAAGAGAGAAGAGCCATTGAAAAGAATTTTAGAGACGGTAAGCTCAAAGGTGTAATCGCCACAAGTGCCTTCGAACTTGGAATAGATATTGGTGGAATTGACGCCACAATCATTTTAGGCTTTCCGGGCTCCCTTATGAGTCTTTGGCAAAGAGCAGGAAGAGGAGGCAGAAACGGCAACGAAAGCCTTATTATATTAATTGCTACCAACGATGCCCTCGATCAATACTTTGTAAAAAATCCCGATAAACTTTTATCTTCGAGCTTTGAGGATGCCCTAATTGATATAGACAACGAAATTATTCAAAAACAACACATTCAATGTGCAGCCTTTGAAAAGCCGATAAGTAATAGCGAATATTATTACAATCATTATTCCAGAATCATTGATAATATGCTTGAATCAAAAGAACTTTTTCAGGATGAAGAGAACAGAGTTATCGTCACTTTCAAAAACTACCCCCACAAGGAAGTGGATTTAAGGGCAAGCGGTAACACTTACACCATTATGATGAACAATATTATCATAGGCACAAATTCTGCAAAAAAAGCATATACTGAAAATCATATAGGTGCCATCTATCTTCACCGAGGAGAAACCTTCATAGTGGAAAAAATTGACCACTCAAAAAGGGAAATACACGTCAAACCTGCAAATCCAAATTACTACACACGCCCCCTGGTAGAAAAACAAACTGCAATATTAAAAATTCATAAAGAAACAAATATAAGTAATTTTAACTGCAAATATGTTGATCTCCTTGTGACAGAACATTTGACAGGTTATGAAAAAATCGCTGAAAAAACAGGAGAAAAACTTGGGAAAGTGGATATCGAAACAGAACCCATCCAGTTTGAAACTAAAGGTATTGTAATAGAGATACCTGAAACTCAACTAATCGGTAACCTAATGGGTTCAATTCATGCGATAGAGCATGCAATTATAGCAATGATACCCACCGAAATTCTTTGCGATAGGAATGATATTGGTGGTATATCATATCCAGCCCATCCACAAACAGGAAAAATATCTATCTTTTTATACGATGGATACCCAGGTGGTATTGGTATAACAAAACGTGTTTTTGATAAAATAGAAAAAATTCTTCAAATCACATTGTTAAATATAAAAAACTGCCAGTGTGAAACTGGTTGTCCAGCATGCATCATCTCCCCAAAATGTGGATCAGGTAACTACCCCCTTGATAAAAATGGCGCAACAGCTCTTCTTGAATTCATTTTAAATAAAAAATCTGACACAAAAAAAGTATCAAACTCAGTTCATAAAGATGACATACTTGTATTTGATATTGAAACAAAATATTCGGCCAATGAAGTGGGCGGATGGAAAAATGCTCATAAAATGGGAGTAGCAATCCTCGTGGCCTATTCTTTTAAAAAGGATGACTATCTAATATTTTATGAAAAAGATATGAGATTCTTTGAAGATATTATAAAAAATGCCAAAGCACTCATCGGTTTTAATATCATTAATTTTGACTTCAAGGTATTGAGTGCTTACTTAAGCATAAATAAAAAGCATTCTATAATTTTAGATATACTGCACGATATTAAAAATATCACAGGAAAGCGTTTTTCTTTAAACAACATTGCTAAAGCCACATTGAATATTCAAAAATGTGCTGATGGGCTGCAATCATTACAATGGTATAAAGAAGGTAATTTTGATAAAATTATAGAATATTGTAAAAAAGATGTTGAAATAACCTATAAGGTTTTTGAATACGGAATTCAACACAAAAAAGTATATTGTGACAACAAAGGATTGAAAATAACAATCCCCGTCAACTGGAACTACGTATTTATGTAA
- a CDS encoding IS110 family transposase, whose amino-acid sequence MRRFENVVGIDVSKSTLSISFYDGSTHKYYETSNSVRSFTKDFLKKVKGVDWSKVLFMMESTGVYHLKLATHLSRELGYEVSVANPMSIKKYSDMNLRKAKTDKSDSKLIAEYGLEYGYKWRFKPKDELYYEIDSRLKAIEDFQSQINRLNNQIEGFSQLPYEQEEVISCYKDVISAYKSKIKKLEQELEVLLKSRYREEYELVMSIPGVGMKLASIVLGKLECFRNFKRAKEVVSYIGLCPSIRESGTSVRGRGHISRRGNAYIRKILFVCSLSAIRYNKFCSNLYRRLLSSGKAKKLAIIAVANKLIRQIFGVLKNGRPYDPEYLKNLTEVTENG is encoded by the coding sequence ATGAGAAGATTTGAAAATGTGGTAGGTATTGATGTATCAAAGTCGACATTGTCAATAAGTTTTTATGATGGATCTACGCACAAGTATTACGAGACGAGCAATAGTGTAAGATCTTTTACTAAAGATTTTCTTAAGAAAGTAAAAGGAGTAGATTGGTCGAAAGTACTTTTTATGATGGAAAGTACAGGAGTATATCATTTAAAATTAGCCACCCATTTGAGTAGGGAGTTAGGTTACGAAGTAAGTGTAGCTAATCCGATGTCAATAAAGAAATATTCAGATATGAATTTAAGGAAGGCAAAGACAGACAAATCGGATTCCAAATTGATAGCGGAATATGGGCTGGAATATGGTTATAAATGGAGATTTAAACCTAAGGATGAATTATATTATGAGATAGATAGTCGTTTAAAAGCAATAGAGGATTTTCAATCTCAGATAAATAGATTGAATAATCAGATAGAGGGATTTAGCCAATTGCCATATGAACAAGAAGAGGTTATATCGTGTTATAAAGATGTAATTTCCGCCTATAAGAGCAAGATTAAGAAATTGGAGCAGGAACTAGAGGTTTTGTTGAAAAGTCGTTATAGAGAGGAATATGAGTTAGTTATGAGTATTCCTGGAGTAGGTATGAAGTTAGCGTCGATAGTGTTGGGCAAATTGGAGTGTTTTCGTAATTTCAAGAGGGCGAAGGAGGTTGTTAGTTATATAGGTTTGTGTCCTTCTATTAGGGAATCTGGGACATCTGTAAGGGGAAGGGGACATATATCAAGGAGAGGAAATGCTTATATAAGGAAGATATTGTTTGTATGTTCATTGTCAGCGATACGGTATAATAAATTTTGTTCAAATTTGTATAGAAGGCTTTTATCATCAGGTAAAGCGAAGAAATTGGCGATAATAGCAGTAGCGAATAAATTGATAAGGCAAATATTTGGTGTATTAAAAAACGGTAGGCCATATGATCCAGAATATTTAAAAAATTTAACAGAGGTTACAGAAAATGGTTGA
- a CDS encoding bacteriohemerythrin: MQLSLKIKIAIGILFVGIIGGIIGLFNIYSLTTDSFDKNTIIYINAILMLIGTVSAVSVIIFILKYLFKYLDILKKYTEEIKKGNIEFQKIDIPSNDELSELVTNFTDSMEKFSEVIKNFYNTSITLKSASEDLSLTSEKMETNIVSINDEIQSVSSAAEELNSTSKNILDNIFEISETSNHAEEKLLKSIEMIEHNKNQIENIAYTSNQIAEKVSNFKKLSDEIGKIILTINDIADQTNLLALNAAIEAARAGEHGRGFAVVADEVRKLATKTTDSTKLIEESIKNIQKETNDIIDVVNREIEEVDKGVNTANTSISAIREVNESFAEIKTKLETITTAINEESFAIEDISKNISDVATKISNIKDLSLKTKQASDDLLEISEELMQELGYFKIVHTEKFFEWSEKLETGISKFDNQHKKLVEIINKLYDAIKADKSSQILENILNELVEYTVYHFDSEEEAFRQFNYPEYETHHKIHEKLKATVIDFINKYKSGDEAIGFNLMNFLKKWLIKHIMGEDKKYAPYLKGKVE, translated from the coding sequence ATGCAATTGAGTTTGAAAATCAAAATAGCAATTGGAATTTTATTCGTAGGAATTATTGGAGGTATCATTGGTCTATTTAATATCTATTCTTTGACAACTGACTCATTTGATAAAAACACAATAATTTACATAAATGCTATTCTTATGCTCATAGGCACTGTTTCAGCTGTATCAGTCATTATTTTTATTCTAAAATATCTCTTCAAATACTTAGATATCTTAAAAAAATATACTGAAGAAATTAAAAAAGGTAATATTGAATTTCAAAAAATTGATATACCAAGTAATGACGAGCTTTCAGAATTGGTTACAAACTTTACCGATTCAATGGAAAAATTCAGTGAAGTTATAAAAAACTTTTACAATACATCTATTACATTAAAATCTGCTTCTGAAGATTTGAGTTTAACGAGTGAAAAAATGGAAACAAATATTGTCAGCATAAACGATGAGATCCAAAGCGTCTCATCTGCTGCAGAAGAACTAAATTCTACAAGTAAAAACATTCTTGATAACATATTTGAAATAAGTGAAACATCAAATCATGCCGAAGAAAAATTATTAAAATCTATTGAAATGATTGAACACAATAAAAACCAAATAGAAAACATTGCTTATACTTCAAATCAAATTGCTGAAAAGGTATCAAATTTTAAGAAACTATCTGATGAAATAGGTAAAATTATACTTACTATCAATGACATAGCTGACCAAACCAATCTTTTAGCATTAAATGCTGCTATTGAAGCCGCAAGGGCTGGAGAGCATGGTAGAGGTTTTGCTGTAGTTGCTGATGAGGTAAGAAAACTTGCTACCAAAACCACTGATTCCACAAAACTCATAGAAGAATCAATCAAAAATATTCAAAAAGAAACCAATGACATAATAGATGTCGTCAATAGAGAAATAGAAGAAGTGGACAAAGGTGTTAATACAGCCAATACTTCCATATCAGCTATTAGAGAAGTAAATGAATCCTTTGCTGAAATAAAAACAAAACTGGAGACTATTACCACTGCCATAAATGAAGAGTCATTTGCAATCGAAGATATTTCTAAAAACATATCAGATGTAGCCACAAAAATATCAAACATAAAAGACTTGTCACTTAAAACAAAGCAGGCAAGCGATGATCTTCTTGAAATATCAGAAGAATTAATGCAGGAATTAGGTTATTTCAAGATTGTTCACACTGAAAAATTTTTTGAATGGTCAGAAAAACTGGAAACAGGTATTTCAAAATTTGACAATCAACATAAAAAGTTAGTAGAAATCATTAACAAATTATATGACGCTATAAAAGCTGATAAATCATCTCAAATTCTTGAAAATATCTTAAATGAATTAGTTGAATACACTGTGTATCACTTTGATTCAGAAGAAGAGGCTTTCAGGCAGTTTAATTATCCTGAATATGAAACCCATCATAAGATACATGAAAAATTAAAAGCAACTGTAATTGATTTTATAAATAAATACAAAAGTGGTGATGAAGCGATTGGTTTTAACTTAATGAATTTTTTAAAAAAATGGCTTATAAAGCACATAATGGGTGAAGATAAAAAATATGCTCCATACTTGAAAGGGAAGGTGGAATAA
- a CDS encoding aminopeptidase — protein MNLEVQAKNIIENAFELKKEERLLILSELFEDINDVNDKDKVRWQELNKFTENLYVELKKLHKNTYLLEYPSTKGHGKEPDLKVWEFVFGEDFISYLNSHGLSEKLLTKSLTVEDKGLIGKFVFSRKANFDVIMAITNFSTSHTFFRKLFTEIAGGRYASMPLFDPEMFNTSMTADINELSDFTTNLADYLDNFVGFQILSDNGTNIYISKEDRNVIPDTGKLNKPGSFSNLPAGEAFFAPVEGKSHGTLILEYAPTRKLDSSIKITVENGIIKEISGNEPYVDEMLEKINRHPNNKFVAELGFGTNNKAIMLDNILESEKIYGTIHIAFGDNHAFGGKNQAPFHEDYLVLYPEVYGIDKSGNKTLILKDRSYMLKF, from the coding sequence ATGAATCTAGAAGTACAGGCAAAAAATATTATTGAAAATGCTTTTGAATTGAAAAAAGAAGAACGACTTTTAATACTTTCCGAATTATTTGAAGATATCAATGATGTTAATGATAAAGATAAAGTTAGATGGCAAGAACTAAACAAATTCACGGAAAACCTTTATGTAGAGTTAAAAAAGTTGCATAAAAACACCTATTTATTGGAGTATCCATCCACAAAGGGGCATGGAAAAGAGCCCGATTTAAAGGTATGGGAGTTTGTTTTTGGAGAAGATTTCATATCTTATTTAAATTCTCACGGCTTGTCTGAAAAACTTTTAACCAAAAGTTTAACAGTAGAGGATAAAGGTTTAATTGGTAAATTTGTTTTTTCAAGAAAAGCAAATTTTGATGTAATAATGGCTATTACAAATTTCTCAACCAGTCATACTTTTTTTAGAAAACTATTTACAGAAATTGCTGGTGGTAGATACGCTAGTATGCCACTATTTGACCCAGAAATGTTTAATACATCCATGACAGCAGACATAAATGAACTTTCAGATTTTACCACAAATCTTGCAGATTATTTAGATAATTTTGTTGGTTTTCAAATACTAAGTGATAATGGTACAAATATATACATTTCAAAAGAAGATAGAAACGTCATTCCTGACACAGGAAAACTTAATAAACCAGGTAGTTTTAGCAACCTTCCAGCTGGAGAGGCTTTTTTTGCACCAGTAGAAGGTAAAAGCCATGGAACCTTGATATTAGAATATGCACCCACCAGAAAACTTGACTCTTCAATCAAAATTACTGTTGAAAATGGCATAATTAAAGAAATCTCAGGAAATGAACCTTATGTGGATGAAATGCTTGAAAAGATAAATCGTCATCCTAATAACAAATTTGTAGCCGAACTTGGATTTGGTACAAACAATAAAGCCATTATGCTTGATAATATTCTGGAATCAGAAAAGATTTATGGCACTATTCACATTGCATTTGGTGATAATCACGCTTTCGGTGGGAAAAATCAAGCTCCTTTTCATGAAGACTATTTAGTGCTTTATCCTGAAGTGTATGGAATTGATAAATCAGGTAATAAAACTTTAATTTTGAAAGATAGGAGCTACATGCTAAAATTTTAG
- a CDS encoding putative nucleotidyltransferase substrate binding domain-containing protein, with translation MINDEILNLLTNFYLFQGIEPDRLKPVAKNAEIVTLSKGDVIFYKGDKYHRGVYLIVEGTVVYKSDFGHEDIVLKPGDFVGLTTFLGKSKYLVTAICEEDSTLVFFPEVCIYKLMDEYDDFRDRFNSMVLYRISQIKGDKGSEQLLSSTFKSIGSYMSSPVITVNENEGLVDACKLMSKYRIGSIVVVDDDENVKGLLSSKDVIHNFFDDFENNLKDLSLAKYMDHNPIMLPPEFPLVEAFSEIQRKNEDYAIVARRNKPLGIISGKDILRVLFRNSSIFSATIDSSSTLDELKINFNELYKIAENMINNSKLTSEILPVISTMHISIQRKIYNITAEQYLEETGVDVRLIKHAVIIMGSCARKEAMLDPDQDNGFIFPDNITEEEKKYLMEFGAKFSDNLEYVGYEKCIGNIMVTNPEMANTVSGWKEFIGGWVDNPGDKGIRWSSIVFDLSLLHGEERLVWELRDFILEKISKKPAFLLQILESDSNLRIPISIFGKFIVEKEGKYKGKINLKRAALSFIVDVTRAFTLYKKMTALNTVERLKTLQRHNVLSEEKTANVLNAYEVVTDIIFNNQVIQAKNGEEVNKFVNPNELSLFNQERLKEALHTISKYLTTGLRYFRGSPF, from the coding sequence ATGATTAATGATGAGATATTAAATCTGCTTACGAACTTTTATTTATTTCAAGGTATTGAACCTGATCGACTAAAACCTGTAGCTAAAAATGCTGAAATTGTTACTTTAAGTAAGGGTGATGTTATTTTTTATAAAGGTGATAAATATCACCGTGGTGTTTATTTGATTGTAGAAGGAACCGTAGTTTATAAATCTGATTTTGGCCATGAAGATATAGTTTTAAAACCTGGTGATTTTGTTGGCCTTACCACATTTCTTGGTAAATCCAAATATCTTGTAACAGCAATCTGTGAAGAAGACTCTACTTTAGTATTTTTTCCTGAAGTGTGTATTTATAAATTAATGGATGAATATGATGATTTTCGAGATAGATTCAATTCTATGGTACTTTATAGAATTTCTCAAATAAAAGGGGATAAGGGTAGTGAGCAGCTTTTGTCATCAACTTTTAAATCAATAGGTTCTTATATGAGTTCTCCTGTGATTACGGTAAATGAGAATGAAGGTTTAGTAGATGCCTGTAAGTTAATGTCAAAATATAGAATAGGCTCAATAGTGGTAGTGGATGATGATGAAAATGTAAAGGGGTTGTTATCATCAAAGGATGTAATTCACAATTTTTTTGATGATTTTGAAAATAATTTAAAAGATTTATCTCTTGCTAAATATATGGATCATAATCCTATAATGCTTCCTCCTGAATTTCCATTAGTGGAAGCATTTTCTGAAATTCAGAGAAAAAATGAAGATTATGCCATTGTTGCAAGACGCAATAAACCGTTAGGAATTATTTCAGGTAAGGATATATTACGAGTTCTTTTTAGAAATTCTTCCATTTTTTCAGCTACAATTGATTCATCATCTACACTTGATGAATTAAAAATAAATTTCAATGAGTTATACAAAATTGCTGAAAATATGATTAACAATTCGAAGCTCACAAGTGAAATTCTTCCTGTTATCAGTACGATGCATATAAGTATTCAGAGAAAAATTTATAATATTACAGCTGAACAATATTTAGAAGAGACAGGGGTGGATGTAAGACTTATAAAACATGCTGTAATAATTATGGGAAGTTGTGCAAGAAAAGAGGCAATGCTTGATCCTGACCAGGATAATGGTTTTATTTTTCCTGATAATATAACTGAGGAAGAAAAAAAATATTTGATGGAATTTGGAGCGAAGTTTTCTGATAATCTTGAATATGTTGGTTATGAAAAATGTATCGGTAATATTATGGTAACAAATCCAGAAATGGCAAATACTGTAAGTGGTTGGAAAGAATTTATTGGTGGATGGGTGGATAACCCTGGAGATAAGGGGATAAGATGGTCATCAATTGTTTTTGACCTTTCACTTTTGCATGGCGAAGAAAGACTTGTATGGGAGTTGAGAGATTTTATCCTTGAAAAAATTAGTAAAAAACCGGCTTTTCTTTTACAGATACTTGAAAGTGATTCTAATTTGAGGATTCCAATATCTATTTTTGGCAAATTTATTGTGGAGAAAGAAGGGAAATACAAAGGGAAAATAAATCTTAAAAGAGCTGCACTTTCTTTTATTGTGGATGTTACAAGAGCATTTACTCTCTATAAAAAAATGACAGCGCTAAATACTGTGGAGAGACTTAAGACTTTACAAAGACATAATGTTCTCTCAGAGGAGAAAACTGCAAACGTTTTGAATGCCTATGAAGTGGTAACAGATATCATTTTCAATAATCAAGTGATACAGGCAAAGAATGGAGAAGAGGTTAATAAATTTGTAAATCCGAATGAATTATCATTATTTAATCAGGAGAGATTGAAAGAAGCGTTGCATACCATATCAAAATATTTAACTACAGGTCTCAGATATTTTCGTGGTTCACCATTTTAG
- a CDS encoding cation acetate symporter, with protein MKKIRFWLLTLFVFLMSSPVVFAAGEELFELKKGFKLVPAIIMIAFIVLYLAVGWMMKVQTTEGYWVAERNIGSVGNGMAIASDWMSAASFMGVAGLLYLKGWFGLAYIIGWTGGYVLLLTLSASQLRRFGKFTIPEFLGDRYNSHGIRLITAVVTVIIAITYSTAQFKGIALISGWIFGMGYAGSVFFAAGIVLVYMLMSGQKGVTKNQQIQYVVLITGFLLPLFIIFRKYASQLGTPGILPQIEYGSIISNYIANPSSDKYVAYYITPWAKGNFYQLFALATTLMIGTAGLPHILVRFYTVKDEDVARKSVVWGLFFIGLLYWSSPAYAALGHYFNPDGGKKVADVIILSAPERAGLGLFFMGYLASGALAAGLSTVAGLMVAGAAAIAHDWYATVFKPSSSEKERLFMARVFTAALVVIVIFTALKPPALIAQIVAMAFAIAGSAIFPAIILGVWYGKSNKYGAMAGMIVGLVGAVVAMIGWINKVPFFGPHGIMPATSSALILAPLNAIVNIIVSNATQEKLTEEDIHAANEVLKVMHNITE; from the coding sequence ATGAAGAAAATTAGATTTTGGCTTTTAACTCTTTTTGTTTTCTTAATGTCATCACCTGTTGTTTTTGCTGCTGGGGAGGAACTTTTCGAGCTTAAAAAAGGTTTTAAATTAGTTCCTGCAATTATTATGATTGCTTTTATTGTTTTATATCTTGCAGTAGGTTGGATGATGAAGGTTCAGACCACAGAAGGTTACTGGGTGGCTGAACGTAACATTGGTAGTGTTGGTAATGGTATGGCAATTGCTTCAGACTGGATGTCAGCGGCATCCTTCATGGGTGTGGCAGGTTTGCTTTACCTGAAAGGTTGGTTTGGTCTTGCATATATTATTGGGTGGACTGGTGGATACGTTTTACTTCTTACACTTAGTGCTTCTCAGCTTAGAAGATTTGGTAAGTTTACAATTCCTGAGTTTTTAGGTGACAGATATAATTCTCATGGAATTCGTCTTATCACTGCAGTAGTAACTGTAATAATTGCTATTACATATTCTACTGCTCAGTTTAAAGGTATTGCTCTAATATCTGGTTGGATATTTGGAATGGGTTATGCTGGTTCAGTATTCTTTGCTGCTGGTATTGTACTTGTATATATGCTGATGTCTGGTCAGAAAGGTGTTACAAAAAACCAGCAAATTCAGTATGTTGTATTAATTACAGGCTTCTTACTTCCTCTTTTCATAATTTTTAGAAAGTATGCTTCACAGCTTGGGACACCTGGTATTTTACCACAAATTGAATATGGTTCTATTATTTCAAATTACATTGCTAATCCTTCCAGTGATAAATATGTTGCATACTATATTACACCTTGGGCAAAAGGTAACTTTTATCAGTTATTTGCTTTGGCAACCACATTAATGATTGGTACAGCTGGTCTTCCTCATATTCTTGTAAGATTTTACACTGTTAAAGATGAGGATGTGGCAAGAAAATCTGTTGTTTGGGGACTTTTCTTCATAGGTCTTCTTTACTGGTCATCTCCAGCTTATGCTGCACTTGGTCACTACTTCAACCCAGATGGTGGTAAAAAAGTAGCTGACGTTATTATCCTTTCAGCACCAGAAAGAGCAGGGCTTGGTCTCTTCTTCATGGGTTATCTTGCTTCAGGTGCTCTTGCAGCTGGTCTTTCAACTGTTGCTGGTTTGATGGTGGCGGGAGCTGCTGCTATTGCACATGACTGGTACGCCACTGTATTTAAGCCAAGCTCAAGTGAGAAAGAAAGACTTTTTATGGCAAGAGTATTCACAGCTGCATTGGTAGTTATCGTTATTTTTACAGCATTGAAGCCTCCTGCACTTATTGCGCAGATTGTGGCTATGGCTTTTGCGATAGCTGGTTCTGCCATATTCCCAGCAATAATACTTGGTGTATGGTATGGTAAATCCAATAAATATGGCGCAATGGCTGGTATGATTGTGGGGCTTGTTGGTGCAGTTGTGGCTATGATTGGCTGGATTAATAAGGTACCGTTCTTTGGTCCTCATGGTATCATGCCAGCTACAAGTTCAGCCCTTATCCTTGCACCATTAAACGCTATTGTTAACATTATTGTTTCAAATGCTACTCAGGAAAAACTTACAGAAGAAGATATTCATGCTGCAAATGAAGTATTGAAGGTAATGCACAATATTACTGAGTAA
- a CDS encoding DUF4212 domain-containing protein, with the protein MDKEKVIDISFFNPKRPHVKAEVRAASITIFLWACAWILPVFLIWITGDEKGIGPLTKAKFLGFPLHYWLLAQGSTISFVLLCALFVYLWNKFVKAGE; encoded by the coding sequence ATGGACAAAGAAAAAGTAATTGATATCAGTTTTTTTAACCCCAAAAGGCCCCACGTTAAGGCTGAGGTAAGAGCAGCCTCTATTACAATCTTTCTTTGGGCCTGTGCGTGGATTTTACCAGTTTTCCTAATCTGGATTACGGGTGATGAAAAAGGGATTGGGCCATTGACAAAGGCAAAGTTTCTTGGGTTCCCATTACATTACTGGTTGTTAGCTCAAGGTTCTACAATAAGCTTCGTTCTGCTTTGTGCTCTCTTTGTCTATCTTTGGAATAAGTTTGTTAAAGCGGGAGAATAG
- a CDS encoding Hsp20/alpha crystallin family protein produces MLERWRGNKPAVTNPFKELLAFQEEINKLFDDFFKVPKTLDDVVKFIPDIDIAETKDAFIIKADLPGLSEKDIEVSLTNNILTIKGERKEEKEEKDKNYYRKERVFGSFLREIQIPKKVQSDKVKAKFKNGVLEIELPKAEEEKEKTVKIEVEK; encoded by the coding sequence ATGTTAGAGAGATGGAGAGGTAATAAACCCGCAGTAACAAACCCTTTTAAAGAGTTGTTAGCATTCCAGGAAGAAATTAACAAACTGTTTGATGATTTCTTTAAAGTACCAAAAACATTAGATGATGTCGTTAAATTTATACCTGACATTGATATTGCAGAAACTAAAGATGCATTCATCATTAAAGCTGACCTACCAGGATTATCTGAAAAAGATATTGAAGTCAGCCTTACAAACAACATACTAACAATAAAAGGTGAAAGAAAAGAAGAAAAAGAGGAAAAAGATAAAAATTATTATAGAAAAGAAAGGGTATTTGGTAGCTTCTTAAGAGAAATCCAGATCCCCAAAAAAGTGCAATCTGACAAAGTTAAAGCTAAATTTAAAAACGGAGTTCTTGAGATAGAGCTTCCAAAAGCTGAAGAAGAAAAGGAAAAAACAGTAAAAATTGAAGTTGAAAAATAA